From a region of the Streptomyces sp. NBC_01454 genome:
- a CDS encoding 1,4-dihydroxy-6-naphthoate synthase → MTRPLNIAYSPCPNDTFVFDALAHGRVPDAPELAVTFADIDVTNGMAERGEFDVLKVSYAVLPWVLKDYALLPCGGALGRGCGPLVLTREQGAAADLAGRTVAVPSERSTAYLLFRLWAAAEVPGGVGEIVVLPFHEIMPAVRDGKVDAGLVIHEARFTYQNYGLVCLADMGEHWELTTGLPIPLGAIIAKRSLGEPALRALAAAIRSSVLMAWDDPEASRPYVLAHAQEMDPKVADQHIGLYVNEFTAGLGEDGYAAVRGLLTRAAAEGLVPPLGRDALSFV, encoded by the coding sequence GTGACCCGGCCGCTGAACATCGCGTACTCGCCCTGCCCGAACGACACCTTCGTCTTCGACGCGCTGGCGCACGGCCGCGTCCCGGACGCGCCGGAGCTGGCGGTCACCTTCGCCGACATCGACGTCACCAACGGCATGGCCGAGCGCGGTGAGTTCGATGTGCTGAAGGTGTCGTACGCGGTGCTGCCGTGGGTGCTGAAGGACTATGCGCTGCTGCCCTGCGGCGGGGCGCTGGGGCGCGGCTGCGGGCCGCTGGTGCTGACCCGGGAGCAGGGCGCGGCCGCGGATCTGGCCGGCAGGACGGTCGCGGTGCCCAGCGAGCGCTCGACGGCGTATCTGCTGTTCCGGCTGTGGGCGGCGGCCGAGGTGCCGGGCGGCGTCGGGGAGATCGTGGTGCTGCCGTTCCACGAGATCATGCCGGCGGTGCGCGACGGCAAGGTCGATGCGGGCCTGGTCATCCACGAGGCGCGCTTCACGTACCAGAACTACGGGCTGGTCTGCCTGGCCGACATGGGCGAGCACTGGGAGCTCACCACCGGCCTGCCGATCCCGCTCGGCGCGATCATCGCCAAGCGGTCGCTGGGCGAGCCGGCGCTGCGCGCGCTCGCCGCGGCGATCCGCAGCTCGGTCCTGATGGCCTGGGACGATCCCGAGGCGTCCCGGCCCTACGTCCTGGCGCACGCCCAGGAGATGGATCCGAAGGTCGCCGACCAGCACATCGGGCTGTACGTCAACGAGTTCACCGCCGGCCTCGGCGAGGACGGCTATGCCGCGGTGCGCGGGCTGCTCACCCGCGCCGCGGCCGAGGGGCTCGTACCGCCCCTCGGCCGCGATGCGCTGAGCTTTGTGTGA
- a CDS encoding futalosine hydrolase, producing the protein MRVLVVTAVAAERDAVCAAAESCDEATLPGGYPLRRMPGAPVAIEVLAAGVGPAAAAAGTATALTAAALAEAPYDLVVSAGIGGGFPPGAAPEGPSSGAPVGSVVVADAIVAADLGAETPDGFAPVTELGFGTVLHRPGAALVRAVAAATGAATGPVVTVSTVTGSAARTAELAARHPGVLAEAMEGFGVAEAAAAHGVPVLEIRTISNAVGPRDRGAWRIGAALAALTDAFRTLPGALTAAEPAGGSHHPS; encoded by the coding sequence ATGCGGGTCCTGGTCGTCACGGCGGTCGCCGCCGAGCGCGACGCGGTGTGTGCCGCGGCGGAGTCCTGCGACGAGGCGACGCTGCCGGGCGGGTACCCGCTGCGGCGGATGCCCGGCGCGCCGGTGGCGATCGAGGTGCTGGCCGCCGGTGTCGGTCCGGCCGCCGCGGCCGCCGGCACGGCCACCGCGCTGACCGCCGCCGCGCTCGCCGAAGCGCCCTACGACCTGGTCGTCTCGGCCGGGATCGGCGGCGGTTTCCCGCCCGGTGCCGCACCGGAGGGTCCCTCGTCCGGCGCGCCCGTGGGGTCGGTGGTGGTCGCGGACGCGATCGTCGCGGCCGATCTGGGCGCGGAGACCCCCGACGGCTTCGCCCCGGTCACCGAACTCGGCTTCGGCACGGTGCTGCACCGTCCCGGGGCGGCGCTGGTGCGGGCGGTCGCCGCGGCGACCGGCGCGGCCACCGGCCCCGTCGTCACCGTCTCGACGGTCACCGGCAGCGCGGCCCGTACCGCCGAGCTGGCGGCGCGTCACCCGGGCGTGCTGGCCGAGGCGATGGAGGGGTTCGGGGTCGCCGAGGCGGCCGCCGCGCACGGGGTGCCGGTGCTGGAGATCCGTACGATCTCCAACGCCGTCGGCCCCCGGGACCGCGGCGCCTGGCGCATCGGCGCCGCCCTGGCAGCCCTGACCGACGCCTTCCGTACGCTTCCCGGAGCCCTGACGGCCGCCGAACCGGCCGGGGGGTCGCACCATCCCAGCTGA